Proteins encoded within one genomic window of Brassica rapa cultivar Chiifu-401-42 chromosome A09, CAAS_Brap_v3.01, whole genome shotgun sequence:
- the LOC103843762 gene encoding translocase of chloroplast 33, chloroplastic, translated as MGSLVREWVGFQQFPAATQERLIEFFTKLKQKDMNSLTVVVMGKGGVGKSSTVNSLIGEQVVRVSPFQAEGLRPVMVSRTMGGFTINIIDTPGLVEAGYVNHQALELIKGFLVNRTIDVLLYVDRLDVYRVDELDRQVVQAITQTFGKEIWCKTLLVLTHAQFSPPDDLSYETFSSKRSDSLLRTIRAGSKMGKQQFEDSAIEVVYAENSGRCSKNDKEEKALPNGEAWIPNLVKAITDVATNQKKAIHVDKKMVDGSYSDDKGKKLIPLIIAAQYFVVKMIQGAIRSDVKISGKPL; from the exons ATGGGGTCGCTTGTTCGCGAATGGGTTGGGTTTCAGCAATTTCCAGCAGCTACCCAGGAAAGGTTAATTGAATTCTTCACCAAATTGAAGCAAAAg GATATGAACTCATTGACAGTTGTTGTAATGGGCAAAGGCGGTGTGGGAAAATCATCCACTGTCAACTCTCTTATTGGTGAACAAGTCGTCCGTGTCAGTCCCTTCCAG GCGGAAGGTTTGAGGCCAGTGATGGTTTCAAGAACAATGGGAGGCTTCACTATAAACATTATTGACACCCCTGGCCTTGTCGAAGCTGGTTATGTCAATCACCAAGCCCTCGAGTTAATCAAAGG GTTTCTTGTGAACAGAACAATAGATGTGTTGCTGTATGTTGATCGTCTGGATGTGTATAGAGTGGATGAGCTAGATAGGCAAGTTGTTCAAGCCATCACCCAAACCTTTGGAAAAGAGATTTGGTGCAAAACGTTACTTGTTCTGACTCATGCTCAGTTCTCCCCACCCGATGACCTTTCCTATGAAACTTTTTCCTCCAAGAGATCAGATTCTCTCCTCAGAACCATCCGCGCTGGTTCCAAGATGGGGAAACAACAGTTTGAG GATTCTGCAATTGAGGTTGTGTATGCGGAGAACAGTGGGAGATGCAgcaagaatgacaaggaagaaAAG GCATTACCAAATGGTGAAGCGTGGATCCCGAACTTGGTTAAGGCGATAACGGATGTAGCAACGAATCAGAAGAAAGCGATTCATGTAGACAAGAAGATGGTGGATGGATCTTACTCTGATGATAAAGGAAAGAAACTCATCCCTCTTATCATCGCCGCTCAG